The genomic interval ACATCTAATATTTACAGTAGGGGGACCAAGACAGAGCATTGCCCAAATAGGTTTAACTAATTAAGAAAGTCATTGTCACGATAATGCATGCCCAAGTTTTCTCCAACCACAGATTAataatatcaatcatgtgtttccgctCCGGGTAGGAAAATCCGACCAGAGGGCACCTGCGATGTCAAGTAAAGAGGCTTGCCTCGTTTCCGgatacgcagcgtgcccgagggtcccAATTTTCTACCCAGAacagaaacacatgattgatatgttttcttgcatacgttaaattgcattttttgtgaaaaatcatACTATAAAAGCGCATTTTGTAcgtttcaccaaaaagcgcgtgcgacgtcaTGTTTTAGTATCCTTCAAGAATTCCTATCCACAATATGGTTCACATAATGGTTCACGATTACTGAAGCCATATCTGATAGGGCATAGCCAATTATTACTTAACCCGAGAATTAAGGATACAACGATTAACAACAAGAACATAGCttcatttttattcagaaaattATTCAATAACGTTTGGTCATGCTAaaaattgaatttcataaaacaaaataaaagtaaaacaaaactgcatgttcacttttttttaaacataaaatccaGCGTTTATGTAaggatttcatttatttcatctaatttaattttgaaacaaatcattgacatatgttttttatatatacactaATTCTGTAAAATGTGTTAATACGAAATGTGTCATTCTTATACACTAGCATATACTTGTGAAGCTATAATTGGCTGTATTTTAGGAACACGTTGACTACGgtttttaaagctacactctcacagatcgaccgtttcgatattttttttcatcttttgtctgagaatgagccatttttgcgttACTGTCTGGatatcagtgatataagacttggctgacaaaagatcagaatgttttggcagttttccaaacaattgaggaATGTTCATTAGTGAGGTAGCTTATATGACTAATttgaatgtacatgtgtattgacAAAATCATCTGATTCCGAGAcaacacataaaataaaagtgaaaactgtcaatctgtgagagtaagTCGTTGCGTGCTACTCTTCTTCACTGTCCTGGAAGCAGTTGTTGATGACCATCGGAGCAAACGCGAATTCCTCCCTAATGATCACCCCATCAACTGAAAGAGTAGTTGGTACCTTATGAAACATACTTCAAAAGTGTTTAGCATCTTAAAATATTATAGATTCACTAGTATACCCAAAGGTCGTTCAATAAGGCATTTGACACATAGATGTTAATACAATCGGATCCTTTGGCTTGAGCTCCCAGGGAACGGCGCAAactcgagccaagcgagaatgcttacattcagtagaAAAGAAATCGATTCTTTACATCCGGATCGAGCAAActaggaaatcgagccaagcgtaACGAAAGAGAAAATCGAGCCAatcgagttcgagccaacgaggttcgactgtatgttaCACTAAACATTATGTATTaagagatgatgatgatgatgatgatcatcatcatcatcatcatcttcatcatcatcatcatcattatcatcatcatcatcatcatcatcatcatcatcatcatcatcatcatcatcatcatcaataccCTATTTATTGCATATGTCATTTTACCATATGCCCTAGTTTAATACCTTACCCGTTTCTCTGTCCAAAGCATCAAATAGCCTATCAGCGCCCACCTCGTCCCCGAATATGGTCGCCATCTCTTTCTTAGATATGCCGCCATCTTTGTCGTGATCGTAGAAGTCGAAATCACAGGGATCAGCCATTAGCGTCACGTTGAACCTTTGAGCCTACATATTgtgaaagaaataatttatttttatcaaccAAGTGAATACAACAACTTATACTTGATATGTGACATGAACTCACAGAGCTGAGAAacttgaatacatgtatatcgaaAATTAGTAATGGACAACACCGTTCTCATACtgatatttaaatactttgattTCAAGGATACATGCTTCAAGttcaagtgatttttttttaaatgaccttAGTTatatagtttcattattttgctatatatttgagtaaattgaaattaaattagtattaaaaatgagcacaaagtaaaacaaagttATAGAAGCTAGtgatacttatatatatttaagataatgGATGTTACATATAACATTCTTTACATAAACGGTCCAAGACTTGCCTTAACAGATCGTCGCCACTTATGGGACCAAGATGCACGGACACCAACACCGCCATAAGAATTCACTTGTCCGTGGATACCGAACTGCCCATTGGGATACGTCCTACTAAGGCCTGCTCTCCTTTCCCAGTCCCCGTTAGTATTTGCCATGAATCCGAGGCTTGCTATATAGCCGTTTTGCAACCTTCTACAAATAACAGAAacttaatttgtaaaatgaacCAATTTCAACAAAGTATAACGCAACAGGCTTCAACAAATACTCAAAAAGACTCTACCATTAGATTCCGTTGATATATACCCTTTCATACACATAATCTTAACGAACGCAAAATTGCATACCTGAAACATTGTAATTTGACATCACCAAGGAATTAGTGTAATCTTATGTCTTAAAGTGTGAAAGTCTGCATTGCTTGTGAACGTTGTGATTTTGGGATATTATATTCTTTTTCTTGTAGCCATGTAGcataaaattatctttatgtttCCATTGGAACTGTAGACATAATGTTATGTAAGTAAATTGTATCCATGAGACATCAAcgaatgcaaaaaaaaacatgcatacgGCATACCGTACAGTTATTAGACTCTAGCGTACCGCGTACCTCATGCAGGCGTCTACGTTTTATTAATATCAGACGTTTTCCTACTTACCTATCAAGGTTAAGATCTGCACGAGCTCCATTTTCATTGGCGTCAACATTTATAGTATGGCTCCATCCCGCATGATCATTATGGTCATCCCCACCAACAACTCTTCGGGTGAGGCACATAACAGTCACCAGCAGCAGGTATAACAGCTTATTCCCCATGGTCCTATAACATGACATTTCTGTATCAACTAAGTTCACGTAACGCTCGAGGTAAACTTATTCGGCGTGCTAGTCCCTTGCTGATAAGCCCCTGTTCATGGCCTTGGTTTAACACTGGAGTGCATTAGATAACTGCTATTTCAGCAGATGTTACAACATGTTAATTCCTTACTTCCAGTCTATAATgaacatacagtcgaaacttgACATGGCTAACGCTTTtttctcgatgttctggttaggTCGAACTTTCTTTATATGTGTTGGGTTTAGTATAACGTTTTCTTTGGTAATTCGGTTATATAGAAATcatcgttatctcgaagtatttcccgaaAGTCATATGACTTCGATATAgcgggttttgactgtattaaaacaataaattgttaataCCCAGCTTTGATTgattatattttctaaaaaaaaatgtaacctTTTCTCCATTAAATTTGATAAGCAGTTGGTTAACAATACCTATACATatgttataacaaaattattttagctTTAAAAGATTGCGAAGAATGTCATTCACACTCAACATTTGCTATGTCAAAGTCGCCGGGCCTCGGGAAACACTTCGAGATAAAAGGAGTTCGACAAAGCAAGTTTCGACTAAAAGTCGCATCTcagttgaaaatgaaataacgAGCAAATATGCAAAATGTAGAAGCTCTATGCATAATTTACTTTTGGTCATTaagaatataaatgtataatcagcatttaaatgataccaaaatgggtcaccacacatcaaaataaaacttaatggTTATTGACGATGTCGgagaattatttgtttattaattggCCGGATACCACAAACacgcacatatttataaatacgaTTGCAAAAGTAATGTGAATgctgttttgataattttatagaTACTTTCAAATCGTTATGTCTGCAAACAAAAATTgagcaaaacattttattaaatataaattcaatcTATTTGTAAACCAGAAacgattttttatttctataactCAGCCAATTTAGTAACTGAATTACCAAATAGCAAATTAATCAATTTCGATATAGTCGAAGCATTGTATCGATTTTCCCACAGCTTTAAGAATCAACTTCTTTACTCACTTAACAAGACttattttgattgtatgatcaagtaattacatttcttttttaaattatattataaaaatacagccttcattt from Mya arenaria isolate MELC-2E11 chromosome 7, ASM2691426v1 carries:
- the LOC128241471 gene encoding uncharacterized protein LOC128241471; the protein is MGNKLLYLLLVTVMCLTRRVVGGDDHNDHAGWSHTINVDANENGARADLNLDRRLQNGYIASLGFMANTNGDWERRAGLSRTYPNGQFGIHGQVNSYGGVGVRASWSHKWRRSVKAQRFNVTLMADPCDFDFYDHDKDGGISKKEMATIFGDEVGADRLFDALDRETVDGVIIREEFAFAPMVINNCFQDSEEE